The sequence CGTTGATGAGTTCTTTAATGAAGTAATGGTGATGGCGGAAGATGATGGGGTTCGTGCCAATCGACTTAATTTGCTTACAGCAATATCAGCCCTTTTCTTGAGAGTGGGTGACATTTCGAAAATGCAGGCTAGCTGAGAGAAGGGATTTGCTTGCTATAGGCGGTCTCGAATGAGAATAAAAAAAGCCCACCCTCATATCTGTGAGGGCGGGCTTTTTTTTATTTCAAATCTGCTTAACAGCAGACGCATCCTGAGAAGTTATTATTTTTTAGGATGACAAACGGTACATTTGGCAAGGGCTTTGTCCGTTTTCTTGTGACATTCTTTACAGTTTGCGTGTGCAGCATCTTTAAAAGTGCTGAGTTTGTCAGGCATGCCTGCAGCTTTGTTGTGGCAGGACTCGCATTTTTCAATCTTCTGACCTTCAACATAGGCAACTTGCTTGCCGTCAGCATCCTTGGAGTGGTGGCAGTCACCACAGGTAAGTTTTTCCTGATGCTTTGCATGGGGGAAAACTGCTGGTTTGGCTTTTTTTGCCTTGTCGATGGTAGATTCAAGAGTTATCTCAGCAGGACCGTTTGCATCATTGGCAAAACTTGCTCCTGTAAAACAGAGCCCTAAAACCAGGGCTGTTGCTGCAGCGATCAGTGTAACTTTCTTCATTTTACATCCTCCTGTAAAAATAATGTGTTTCAGCATATGGCTGAATGGTCATTCACCTTGCAGATAGTTTCTACCTTTTTTTGTCGTTGTTGTCAAGAAATGGCCGTTAATTTGAACCATAACTGTGCAGGCCGGAGAGGAGAAAGTTTACTCCATAATAGGTAAAAATAACAGAAATGAAACCGAAGATTGCAAGCCAGGCTATCCGAGTTCCACCCCAGCCACGGGTGTAACGGGCATGAAGAGTGATTGCATAGATAAACCAGGTGATAAGAGACCAGGTTTCCTTGGGGTCCCAGCTCCAGTATGTTCCCCAGGCCGAATTTGCCCATATGGCGCCGGTGATAATACCAACGGATAACCAGAGAAAACCGAACACCATGGTCTTATGGGTTATGTCGTCTATAACCTTCAGGGGAGGGAGAGTCCCGAGGAGGGACTCATCATTTGTTGTCTGTCTCGTTTCACTCATGTTCTTGACCAGATACATGATTCCGAGTCCTGCAGCTACTGCGAAAGCAGCATAACCGATAAAACAGGTGATAACATGGGCAAGGAGCCAGTTTGACTGCAGAGCAGGGACCAGGGGGCTGATCTCCTTATTGATCCCGGTGGCAAATGAGGCGTAAGCCATGGCAAGAAAAGCGAAGGGTACTGCAAATGTTCCTATGACCCGGGTTTTAAATTTCCATTCAATAAGGAGGTAGAGTGCTATGATCGTCCAGGCGAAGAAGACCACCGATTCATACATGTTGGTAAGTGGGGCATGGCCATATCCAAGAGTGTAGGATTCCTGCCATCGGAGAAGAAGACCAGCAGTCTGTACGAGAAAGGCGACGATGGTAAAGATGGTTGCAGCGGGGCCAAGTTTTTTTGCCTTGAATATAAAAATTATGGCATAAAGAATGGTGGAAAACATATAGGTGAATGTTGTAATGCCTAAAAGTTGTGAACTGTCCATATCGTGAAACTCCAATGTCTACTTTTTTCTGTCGATTACTTAGTGTCAGTTTCCAGGTCCGAGGAGAGACTGGTGAAAATCCTTTCAAAACCGACTTTATTTTTATTTGCACTGCCGCTTACCAGGACTGTTGTTCCGTTGTCCTCTTGAGTGAGTAGTATCCATATACGTTTATGAGACATAAAAAATGCCACAAAAAGTCCAAGGATCATTAGTCCACATCCAAGATACACAATCCATACTCCAGGATCTTTTGCTATCTGAAGTCCGGTTGCATACATCTGTTTTCCTGCGATGGTATATTTTTTTCCGGGACGCTCAACGGTTACCTGGTCTCCAGCTTTAAGCCAGAACGTTGAGGCTGGTCCCTGGTCGTCTTTAAACCACACCTTCATTCGTGTGATGGTCTGTCCCATTGCCTCGGCATTAATGATGCCAATACGGGCATTGTGTTTACTGAGTTCCTGCTGCTGTTGAAAGGGCATGGGCACGGTTTGAGTTTCGTTATTCTCCTGGTTGGTAACCGTCAGTAAAAAATCTTCATAGCCCTGATAGCTTGACTGGTAGAAAGTGATTCCCCTGTACGTTAAGGGATCATTGACAACGATCTCTTTTTTCACTGTTACTTTGTTGTCCTCAGATACCGTGAGCACAGATTTGTATGCTTTAGGCATACCGGAATCGTAAAATTCGATATCAAATCGGTCACAGCGCACCGTGAACCCGAGATCAATTGATTTTCCGGTACCAGTTTGAAAAATAGTATTGGTGGCCTGGGTTTCCGGTAACATTATCGATCCCTTGAATCCGTATAACTCACCAATTATGGCTCCAAGAAAAATAACAAGAATGGAAGCGTGAACGATATACACGCCGGTTCTGGTCATCGCACCCTTTTGAGCAAAAAGAAGGAGTGTGTCGTCACGTTTACGCTGGAACGCTTTCCAGCCTTTGGAAGAAAGGCTGTCGCTGAGCTCGGTGGCAAGGGTTTCTTCAGCTTTGTTAGATGTCCAGCTGGCAGATAAACGCATTTTCTGAATACGTTTTGGATCGGTTGCCAGGTTGTCGGCATTTATCTGCCGCCATACGCCTGGAAAACGGTCAATGGAGCAGATGATAAGGTTTGAGGCAAGAAGACCAAGTAATCCCAGGAACCACCATGAGTTGTACATATCAGGGATGGAGAGAACTTGAAAAATTCTTGCAGTGGTTTCACTGTAATTCTGGGCGTACCAGCTCATACTTTCTTTCTGGGGTATTACTGTTCCGATGATGGAAGTGACCGCAAGAAGAAAGAGAGTGAAAAGAGCTAGTTTAACAGAAGAAAAAAAGCTGAATAGGGGATTCTTTTTTTTCATTTGATCCTTGATAATAATTATTAAATGGTTTTCTTTATCAGAATATTTCTGAAAAAGCAAGGTATTTGTCAGGTCTCACAGTATTTCTTTTGCTGCCTGTTATGTACCACGTTGTAGATGGTGATCGCAAATCTATTCATGGCTGGTCAGAAATTAACAGGTGTGGGCAGGTATGCATTGATACAGGTCAAAATTTAGTAATAAAGAAAAAATAAGGAATATGTAAAATTACTAAGCCTTATCACCCCTGTCAATAAAGGTTTTTTTGTAGTCTTATGGCTTTTCAGGGGCTGGTAGGACCAGGCAGGTGCTTCTGTGGAAAAACACTTGCCATTCTTGCGGAAAACAGGTATAAAAAGCAGTTTCTCGTTTGTCAAAGGAAAATGAAAGAAATTTTTTTATGATATCCGAAAGTTGTAAACTCTTTCGGAATCAAACCATATAAGGAGATCGTCATGGCTAAAGTCTGTCAGATTTGTGGCAAAGGGCCTGCCACTGGAAATAATGTTTCTCATGCACACAATAAAACCCGACGTCGCTGGTTGCCGAACCTCAAAAGAGTTCGCATGTTGACTTCAGGTGGCAGTGCTGTCAGGGCTCGTGTTTGTACCCGCTGTATTCGTTCGGGGGCAGTTGTTAAGCCTGCCTGAGTAGAATTTTGGGTGGTGTATTTATGTAAGTTATTAAGGGTGATAAGGATTGATTCCTGGTCACCCTTTTTCTGTTTCAAAGGAGTTGGATATGAGTGAAGAGATAAAATTTCTCCCTCGTGAGGAGGCGCTGCAGCTGGTTGGGGCAATTCAGGAAGAAGAGGATATCCATAATCAGGACAGGCAAATTCTCACTGTCTACAATAAAGACGATCGTGAAGTGTGCTGGTTTGATTTTGAGGAATTGGAGAAGGCGGTTGGTGATGTCCCCAGGGATCAGAAAAAGGAAATGATTCAGGATTATATCTTAAAACATATTCCCGAATGGGCACGTGATATTTAATTATTAAAGTAGTAGCCAATTGCAAGTGTTTAACGGGGGAGTGACGAAACCCAGGGAAGAAAAACGTTCGTTATTTCGTTGGATGTTTAATTCAATATCCCCTTTGGCATTGGTGGAACCGGTTGCCCCCCAAGTGTCACTCCGCCATCTATTTTCAGGATACTTCCTGTCATGTAGTCTGCATCTCTGATAAGAAAAAGAGTTGCCTCGGCAACTTCTTCAGGAGTGCCGGTTCGTTGCAGCAGGCATTGGCTGCGGATTGCTTTCTTTTCCTCTTGCTCAAGTTCCCCCCAGCCTCTTGTTCCTTCTCCATGTCGCTGACGGATAAGTCCCAGCATCAATTCATTTACTCGAACAGATGGCGCGGCTTCACGTGCCCAGGTTTCCGTGAAAGAAGAAATAGCACGGTTTGCAGCACTATATGCATCATTGAAAAATGGTGCTGTGGCTCCGCTGCGACCGCTGATGCCTGAGATGGAAGAGATGTTGACAACGGCTCCTTCGCTGCTCTTCAGTAAAAGTGGAAGACAGTGGTGGAAAAGGAGCCACTTGGCTTTCAGGGTTGTGGATATCTCAAGATCCCATTGCTCAGCATTGTGCGGGAGGTCATAACTTCCATGAACGACTGGCATGCCTCCGCGTTCAATATTGTTCACCAGAATATTGAGGCTGCCATACTTCTTGTTTATCTGGTTTACCAGGTTTCGTACGGCAGCATCCGATCTTAGATCAACTGGTAGGGAAAGAAACGAAAATCCGGCGTTTTTAAATTCCTCTTCCATCTCCGTAATGGATTCCGGCCAGTCAAAGGTGGGAAGAATAAGCCTTACCCCCGCTTCCCCTAATTTTCTGGCAATTTCCCTGCCTATGGCCCTTGATGCTCCTGGCACAAGTGCGGTTTTTCCTGATATATCCATTTTACGTGTCCCTTTCTACCTGTTGATGGCGGTTGGTACCCCTGATGCTTGCCGATAAAGGATCGTCCTTACTGTTGGAAATTACAAATATCTTAATACATTCCCTGGAATGCGGCGCAACAAGAGTGATCTTTCCTGGGCTGTTTTTTTGGAGGAAGCCCTCGAGTGCCCCCTGATTCATCCAGTCTCTGTAGTTATGGTAATGGTTGAGACCGGCTGCCCGTTCAATGATAGGGATAAGAATTTTCCCAATGAGAAACGAGGAACAGCTTTGTGTGGGAGTGGAGTAATCAGCAATAATGATATGACCATTATGCTTCACGAGTCTGCAGGCTTCTCTGAAGATGGCTTTATGGTGAGGGGCAGCCTTCTCATGAAGAGCAAAACTTATAACGATAGCGTCGTATTTATTGTCAGCGATGGGCAATTGAGTGGCATCTGTTTCAAGATAGTGAATGGACGACGGACTTTTCTTGCGAGCATTGCTGATCATTGCAGGAGAGTTGTCAACTCCGGTGAGCAGCATATTCTCTTCACTCAACATTCGCAGCTGTTCGCCGGTCCCACAGCAGATATCGATAACATTTTTTGCCCCGGAATGCTTGAGTATGGTTCTGATATTACGACGAATAGAGCGCAGGCCCCGGGAGAGTAGAAAGTCATAAATCGAGGCTGTATATTTATATTCATCTTCGTCCTGCATGGTCTTGCGATTCCATACTAAATGGTTATAATTCTTAATTGCCTTGATACGGCAGCCTTTGTAAACGATATGTTTTGTTTTTCTACTGCCAAAGTGAATGTAGCATATTATCATTGCTTCTTCCAGATTTCACCTTGAGTGATAGTATGGCAATGAATAACCTGAATAGAACAGGAGAAAGAATGGTTTTTTGTAAAAAAATTGGAATAGCTGTTTTAGCGGGTTTTCTTTTTGTAACAACGTTTTTGTTATCACCCTGTCTGGCTGATTGTTTTTCTACGGCATGGCCTCATGAAAAGAGTGATCTGAGACCAGATCCATCCATTACCTTCGGGCGGTTTGAGAACGGGTTTCGCTATATACTGAAAAAGAATTCTGAGCCCAGAGACAGGGTGGCGATGTCACTCAACATTCAGGCGGGATCTCTTAATGAAAATGATGATCAGCGAGGCATTGCCCATTTCCTTGAGCATATGCTTTTCAACGGGACAACGCATTTTCAACCAGGAGAGTTGGTCGAATATTTTCAGTCAATCGGAATGAGTTTCGGTGGGGATACCAACGCGCATACCAGCTATGATGAGACCGTTTACGATATTATTTTACCAAAGGGCACCGCTCAGGATATAGACAAGGGATTGTTGGTTCTTTCTGACTATGCCCGGGGTGCCCTGTTGTTGGAGACGGAAATTGATCGGGAGCGGGGAGTAATACTTGCTGAAAAAAGGAGTAGAGATTCAGCTGGGTATCGTGCCCATGTGAAAGAGACGGCATTTTCCATGCGAGGTACCATGCTCCCTGAGCGCATGCCTATTGGGGTCCTTGAAACTTTGAACAAGGCAGACCATTCTCTGATGAAGAGCTTTTACGATGCCTGGTATCGCCCTGAAAATATGATGTTGGTTATGGTTGGTGATTTCGATCTCGAGGAAATTCAGCCCCTGGTGGAGGAAAAATTTGCAGGACTGACAGGAGAAGGAGAACAGCCTCCATGTCCTGAATTTGGACGTTTGCAGCATGAAGGTTCTGAGTTCTTTTATCATCATGAAGCTGAAATGGGAGTTACTGAAACAAGTATTGCAAGTCTGTGGAATGTGGAACCCGAGGATGATTCTTTTGCACTGCAGGTGAAGGAATTGACAGGTTATGTAGCAAGTAAGATTGTTCAGCATCGTCTCGATGAACTTACAAGAAAAAGTGACACACCCTTTACTTCTGCAAAAGTGTATTCCGGAACCTTTTTAAATCGCATTGGGTACGCGGAAATTGGGGCCAAGAGTGATGCGGATAAATGGCAACAGAGTTTGTCTCTGATTGAAAACAGCCTGCGGCAGGCCCTGAACTTTGGGTTTACCGGGATTGAATTACAGCGTGTGAAAAAAGAGTTACAGGCAGAGCTTGATTCGGCAGTACTGACTGCCAAAAGTAAAAACTCCAAGGAGTTGGTATCATCTATTATTCGCAGTATTAACAACAATCGGGTAGTGCAGTCACCGGAACAGGACAAAGCGTTGTTTGCTCCCGTTCTTGAGTCGATGACTCTTGCGGATGTTGAAAAGGAATTTCGGGATCTATGGTCACATTCCAATCGTCTGGTGAAAGTGAATGGGAATGCAGTTATTTCTGAAAAAGATCCTCTTCCTGTTATTGAATCGAACTACAGGGCCGCAATGGACATAGATGTTGTTGCCTATGCAGATACAATTCAGAAGGATTTCCCCTATCTCCATCTTGGGAAACCGACGCCCGTAAAAAGCAAGGAGCAGTTTGTTGACATTGGAAGTAAGCGTGTGATCTTTGATAACAATGTTGTTCTGAATCTAAAAAAAACCACCTTTGCCCCAAATGAGATTCAGATCTCTGTTGATTTTGGCCACGGTGCCTCAACGGAACCTGCGCCTGCCCTCTCCATGTTGACAACTTCCGTTATAAATCAATCCGGCACATCAACCCTGAGCAAGAGTGAGCTTGACAGAATTCTCTCAGGGGCCAGCGTTGAAACGACATTTCGTGTCAATCCGGATTCTTTTAGCTGGCAGGGAAAGTCTCTCAATAAAGATGCTGAGTTGCTCTTTCAGGTACTGCAGAGTTTAGTTGCTGACCCGGAAGTAGATATGAATGCCTTTCAGGTAAGCATGGATACGTTTAAGCAGTTTTATGATGGGGCAGCAACAGAAGTACAGGGCATTATGAGTATGCAGGGAGAATCTTTTCTTGCAGGGGGAAGTCAGCGTTTTGGCCTGCCCCCATGGACTGTTTTTTCTCAACTGGATAGAAGACAGATTGAGGAGTGGTTTTTGCCCGCAGCCGGGAAGAGTGCGCTCGAGATCTCTCTTGTTGGGGATTTTGATGAAGCTGAAGTGCTTCGTCTGGCTGAAAAATATTTCTCAGTCCTGCCCGAAAGAACCTCGACTCCGGTGGAGAAGGTGAACATCTCTTTTCCACAGGGGCAAAGTCTCAGCCTGACAGTTCCTTCTTCCATCGACAAGGCGATGCTCGTTGTTGCCTGGAAAACGGATGATTTTTGGGATATTCAACAGACAAGGGGGTTACATCTCCTGGCAGAAATATTCTCGGATAAAATGAGAAGAGTCGTTCGGGAAAAACTCGGAGCATCTTATTCACCTCAGGTATACAATGCATCGAGCCGTATCTATGACGGTTTCGGGGTTATGCGGGCTGTTCTTATCGTTGATCCAGGTCAGGTGGAAATACTGCACCAGGAAGTGTTAACCATAGCAAGAGAAATATGGCAGGGCAATATCAGTAACGCGGAACTTGAACGTGCCAAGGAGCCTATGCTTACCTCTTTGAGGGACATGGTTCGGACTAACGGTTACTGGTTGAAATCCGTACTTGCAAACTCTGCCAGATATCCAGAACAGTTGGAGTGGCCCACTACTATTCTCTCTGGTTTCTCCTCATTTTCTCTTGAAGATGTTCAAGCTTTGGGCGCAAAATATCTGAACCCGGAAAATGCAGCCAGCATCACTATTCTTCCTGAAAAGTGACGGCTAATGGATTCTGTATGCTTGTGAAAAGGATGCTGTCTAAGCAGTGACACCATCTTTTTGGCCTCTGGGGACTCACCGAACTTTCTCGAGTCAGGGAATGGGTTGTTGGCAGTTAGCCAACAACCCAGAGGGCCAGATCCTGAAAATGTTTGATTGCCCTGTCAGAAACCCCTCCAAACAGCCCTTTCGATGTGGCTTTTCCTCTTCTTCCCATGACTATCGTGCCACAATCTCGTTTTTTAGCTTCGCGGATAATGCTGTGAGCTTCTTCAATATCGGTGCTTTCCGGAAGTATCTGAATCTGTTTTTCGGGGATTCCTGCGTTTAGAAGAAGCTGTTGCGGACCATTGAAGAGGCAGTCTGTACCGGAAAGGTGTGTGTCACTCCAATCCTTTCCCCATTTCTTATAAAAAAGCTCGGGTTTACAATGAATTTCTTTGCCAAAAATGGCTGTGCAGTGGAAGAGACAGATCTCTATATCTGTCCTCTCTGCAAAAATATGGCAGAGATGGTCAATGGCCATCAGTGAGTTTACGGAACCATCCACCGGAACGAGAAATTTTTTCGATTGTACCTCCCCGTCAATGATCCATAAAGGCGTGTTGTGGCATTTTTGAAACAGGGAGCTTGACACGGAACCCATCAGCATTTCACTTATTCCATTCAGACCTCGTCTGCCAATGAGGACGGCATCCAGTAAATCTTTCTCTGCCGTTTGCTGAATTGCGGCTGCAAAATTGTAGCCGCAGGTGTGAACGGAGCTGTGAATACGATCCGAGGTGATATTATTGCGGAGAAGTTTTTCAGTGGCTTTTTTCAGGTAGCGCCTGGCAGAGGATTCCTTTGTACCTTGAACAGTATTCGTCGGAATAAGCGAGTTCTTTTGATCTGCTGCAGAGGGCATGATGGAACTTCCAGCTGTGATCCAGGTGCAGAGATGAAAGTGAATATGTGGATCTGCTGCAAAGAGGGTACTGATATAAGTAAGGGACTGGTTTGAGTATACCGAGCCATCAATGGCAATAAGAATATCTTTCTGCATAAGCCCTCGTCATGTGTATCTGTGTCAGTTATTTCGCTGTTTTTTGTGTATCTCTGCTCTGATGCTCCTTCTCCTTGGTTTCTTTGGGATCAAAGAAGTGCACCATATATTGAAAAATAAAAACAAAGAGAAAGACAACAGCATAGACCAGTATCCAGTCCCACATATTTCACTCCATGGTATTTCTGCAAACAGAATAATATTGTGTATATGAAACAAAAGTAGTCAGTCTCCGTCTCTTTGTAAAGTCCGAAGAATCATATTGGCATCAAAATATTACTCTTTGTTCACGGGCGTTACCTCTGTTGTCTCATTCCTCTTCACAGCTGTCTTTCCTGAAGGAGTAACGACTCTGCGTTTTCGTACTATTGGTTTCTTTTTTGGCTTTGGTGGAGCTTTTTTCCAGGTACTGGTTTCACTGAAACAATCCCAGCCCCAGCGCAGCCAGCGAAGAAGTGCAATGGCAAGCCAGAGTGCCCAGAGGAGCATACTGATACGATAGGTGAGCAGTGGTACCGTTATGACCCATGCTGATGGCAGGAGGAAGTCAGCCCTGTCCTGGTACCAGTGGAGAGAGTGGCCATTTGAGCCATTACCACCGATCTGCATATCCGGATGACCGAGGAGTCCCTGTTCGATAGCGAAGAACAGTGCTCCAAGAGCGGCGAAGGTGAGGAGAACAAGGACAACCTGCATTATATTGAAAGTGGCTGTCTGGGTTATTTCATGACCTTTTTTTCTACGTAACCCGAGGAGAAGCAGCCATGCAACTACCACCGCAGCAATGGGTGCTGGAACCTGGCTCAGGCCAAGACTCAGAAGGAGCCATTGTAAGGTGTTTAAGGGGGTAAGTTTGACGCGTCCAAGGAGCAGGGCAATAAGAATAATAACCAGCAATTCTCCCCAGAAGAGAACCGCAGGACCTACCCGTGGTCCTCCTGTTAAGAGAATCCAGCGGGAGGAGGGGACGGTCATCTCAATGGATGCATTAACACTTTTGATCCCGAGGTCAATGGTTTCTGTAGTCAGTCTGGTACCGACGCCCTGTTTACTGCGCCATCCTATTTCCAGATTTTGCGGTCCGGGTTGTATTGGAAAACTCAGCTGACCGTTATTCAACTGTAATGGGAACTCTTTGCCATTTATCAGGGTTTTTTGTAAATCGATATCTGGAGGCAGGGTGATACTGTGCTGTAGGCCACGGCTCGCATTGAGGGAGACAAAGAGTGTTGTTTCGGTAGCACGCAGACCCGGTTTCACCACAACTTTGCTTCGATTAACTGTCATTGTGGGGCCGGTAACTCCCTTAGGGCGGCTGATGGCGAGTTGCAGGGATTCACCAGGATACGGATGGTACTCCGGATAGCGTTTCCCGGCTGGATTGGTCTGGTTTATTTCCGGCAGGCCCTGCGTTTCCACATGCCAGATTGGGCTTACGTCAAGAAACCAGATCTCGGTCCAGGAGGAAGTGAGTGGCGCCGTGAGCCTGATTGAATCAACCGGATCCATTGAGGAGTGGAAGGTAAAACTCTTCTGTTTGGACCCCATATTGATTCGAGCATGCTGTTTTCTGAGTTGGAGGCCAGCGCTGGTGACATGTTCTCCGGGGAGAAGCGGAATGTCGAGGGCAATAACAGTGTCAGGACTGAGACGTATGATTCTGGTGGAAACCGTCCACTTTAACCCCATATGGAGTGTCCGTTCGATCCTTACGAATGCTGGTATCTGGATGGTGTCAGCATCGTCTGTCCCGGCATTGTCTTCCCTGGCAGCAGGCGTAATTCTGCTGAGACTGATCTGTTTATCCAGACGACCATCTTCGTGAAGGCCATTAATCGACCAGTCATTAAGGAGTGCCTGTCCCTGTCGCGGTAATACAGGAAAAGAAAAAGAGGCTTTATCCTGACTGTTTAGTTGTTTCTGGAGCAGTATAGTGTGGCTGCCTTGCTCAACACGGATAAGAGAATAGCCCTGGGAATCCAGACGTACAATTTGTGCCGGCTGTCCATCGAGGGTGATCCTGGGGAAAAATCTGTTTTCTCCAGGAAGGGTGATAGCCCCCCTGATAAGAGAATCAACCTGGAGTTCAACTGTCAGCAGGTTCTCCTCTGTACGGATAATGCAGTTGCTGATTGTTGCACACTGGTCACCACATTCCGGTGCCCTCAGGAGCCTTTCCTGTAATTCTTGGAGGATTTCAGGAGGGGGGACTTCTGCCGATGCATGTTGGGGGCTAAAGACAATTGCAATGAGAAATACAAGAGAAGCTCCAAGGGTTTTAGTCTGCTTAGAGACACCTGTCCTGCCACTGGATATCAGAAACTTCCTGAGAAATCCCCCAATGAGCAGGGTAAGCAGAAAAACTCTTACAAAGGCCAGGACGGTGTTGCTGAATGGGGTAAGAAAAAAGAATGAAATATTCTGTTCCGGACTCACAGGGCCATTCCAGCTCAGGTAGATCTGCTGCCACTTCCAGTCGGGAAGTCCAGGCCCCGTTTGAATCATATCCTGTGGATCAATCTGTATGCTTTTGGGTTTTTCAGGTACCTGGCTTGTGCCCAGGCTGTAATAGGCCTGTTTTCGAACGGTCTTGCTCCTGGGTTGAGGTAAAGCAGCGGATTCCGTCAATGAGGCGTCATGTTCCATGGTGGGTGAGGCGAGTGGGAGGTGTTCACTATCCGTCTGGTATTCGTTGGTAATTCTAAAATGATCGCCATATTCGAGCTGTGGGTAAATTCCCACACGTATTTGGTTAATCATATAGGGAACGGAGCTTACGATGATTACAATGAGTATTACCAGACCGGCCATTCTACAGAGTCGTTTTCCGGTCGTGGCCGTGATGACCTGCTGCATGGCGAGAAGGCCAAGGAGTGGCAGCCAGAGATAGCGTGGCGACCCTTGTTGGTGAAAGGAGAAAAAAAGAAGAAGAATCGCAATCCCCCCCCATCCAAGTCCCAGGATTCTTGATGTGGCCAGGCCAATGATCAGAACCATGAAAATATCGAGCAGAGTCCAGCGATTAAGCCATGTCGACACCCTGTCAACCCCCGTGGTGGTGAGCAGTTTCCACCCGGGTGGCAAGTTCAGTTCCATGGAGAGCTGTTGGAAGGTATGATCCCAGCCGAGCGCAGGGATTTCAAGACATCCCTGTGAGACATTTTTTTGAATACGCGATTCTGCATACAGTTCAAGGCTGCCCTGTCGTACTTCGACACCTGTCCTGTCAGAGTCCTTAAGTTGGGTGATAAGTCTTGAACTTCCTTCGACCTCTACTTTCCCCAGGATAAGTGATGGATTAACGTTAAGTCGCCAATCACGCGTCATGGTTCCGCTGAGAGCATCATACGCGGTGAGTCCGCTTCCCTGCTCATCAAGCCATATTTTTCGATGGATCTTGAGGCGGTTTGGTACAGGGTTGGGATTGCCTCGATTTTTTTGAGTGAGGGTCATAACCCCTTCGGCTGTGATCAGATATGCGGGGAAATTTCTCCATTTTTCCGGAAGTGAGGTACGGGAGGGATCTAGCGGGGAGAGGGTATTGATTTCAATCTGGCGTAATTTGGGGTCTGCTTCAAAGACCCATATCTCTTCAGTGGGCCAGGTGCCATCGATATCTCCCATGGTCAGGGTCGCTGGAGAGAGCGGTTCACTGTTTCTCAGGGTCAACTGGATTTGCCATTGACCCGGTCGAACCTGGATCTGCAGTCTGCCACTGCTATCAATGCGTACCGGAAGTGGAGAGTTCAATAGTAGCGGAATGAAGGGATTACCCGTTTTGAGTCCGAGGGTCTCCTGACGTGGGTTGCCGGAAACGATCAACTGGATATGTAACTGCTGAGTTAAGGGAACACCGTCAGTGATTTTACGGAAGACTTGAAGAGTAAGACTTTCTTCACTGTTTTTTTGTGTTTCCTTAGTATGTTTGAACCACAGCCTGCCCTGTTGATCGAGTTGCAGGCGTGTTACTTTTTTACCTAGAAGTGTGAGGTGGACGAGTCCGGTTTCTGCGGGGACAAGGAGATTTTCGGGAAGGCTATTCCATGCAAAGCTTCCTGTTATTGTATGAGCGCCGGGATCAAGCCAGATGGCTGGGCGCCCCC comes from Desulfocapsa sulfexigens DSM 10523 and encodes:
- a CDS encoding universal stress protein, producing MQKDILIAIDGSVYSNQSLTYISTLFAADPHIHFHLCTWITAGSSIMPSAADQKNSLIPTNTVQGTKESSARRYLKKATEKLLRNNITSDRIHSSVHTCGYNFAAAIQQTAEKDLLDAVLIGRRGLNGISEMLMGSVSSSLFQKCHNTPLWIIDGEVQSKKFLVPVDGSVNSLMAIDHLCHIFAERTDIEICLFHCTAIFGKEIHCKPELFYKKWGKDWSDTHLSGTDCLFNGPQQLLLNAGIPEKQIQILPESTDIEEAHSIIREAKKRDCGTIVMGRRGKATSKGLFGGVSDRAIKHFQDLALWVVG
- a CDS encoding M16 family metallopeptidase, which produces MVFCKKIGIAVLAGFLFVTTFLLSPCLADCFSTAWPHEKSDLRPDPSITFGRFENGFRYILKKNSEPRDRVAMSLNIQAGSLNENDDQRGIAHFLEHMLFNGTTHFQPGELVEYFQSIGMSFGGDTNAHTSYDETVYDIILPKGTAQDIDKGLLVLSDYARGALLLETEIDRERGVILAEKRSRDSAGYRAHVKETAFSMRGTMLPERMPIGVLETLNKADHSLMKSFYDAWYRPENMMLVMVGDFDLEEIQPLVEEKFAGLTGEGEQPPCPEFGRLQHEGSEFFYHHEAEMGVTETSIASLWNVEPEDDSFALQVKELTGYVASKIVQHRLDELTRKSDTPFTSAKVYSGTFLNRIGYAEIGAKSDADKWQQSLSLIENSLRQALNFGFTGIELQRVKKELQAELDSAVLTAKSKNSKELVSSIIRSINNNRVVQSPEQDKALFAPVLESMTLADVEKEFRDLWSHSNRLVKVNGNAVISEKDPLPVIESNYRAAMDIDVVAYADTIQKDFPYLHLGKPTPVKSKEQFVDIGSKRVIFDNNVVLNLKKTTFAPNEIQISVDFGHGASTEPAPALSMLTTSVINQSGTSTLSKSELDRILSGASVETTFRVNPDSFSWQGKSLNKDAELLFQVLQSLVADPEVDMNAFQVSMDTFKQFYDGAATEVQGIMSMQGESFLAGGSQRFGLPPWTVFSQLDRRQIEEWFLPAAGKSALEISLVGDFDEAEVLRLAEKYFSVLPERTSTPVEKVNISFPQGQSLSLTVPSSIDKAMLVVAWKTDDFWDIQQTRGLHLLAEIFSDKMRRVVREKLGASYSPQVYNASSRIYDGFGVMRAVLIVDPGQVEILHQEVLTIAREIWQGNISNAELERAKEPMLTSLRDMVRTNGYWLKSVLANSARYPEQLEWPTTILSGFSSFSLEDVQALGAKYLNPENAASITILPEK